One window from the genome of Pseudomonas frederiksbergensis encodes:
- a CDS encoding MaoC family dehydratase, whose amino-acid sequence MTNQWEEINTAPSMSVLYAKAATRRKITGTALPDVGLRQVIQVDQKNLAAYRKVCGFSESGLLPPTYPHVLAFALQMQLLTARDFPFPLLGLIHLSNRIRVLRPMGGVSQVRASVNVENLQPHAKGAVFDLVTRIEDQLGPLWEAESRMLCKGVQLDGALVEDPPSSALDLIEVTRWTAPADIGRQYAKVSGDYNPIHLSSASARLFGFPTAIAHGLWNKARTLAALDDHLPEANIEIEVAFKKPVRLPSEVTLLASAAGSSGHLRLVGAGDLEHMLGSWQPV is encoded by the coding sequence ATGACGAACCAATGGGAGGAGATAAACACTGCGCCCTCGATGTCCGTGCTGTATGCCAAGGCCGCGACACGCCGCAAGATCACTGGTACGGCCCTGCCTGACGTCGGGCTGCGCCAAGTGATCCAGGTCGACCAAAAGAACCTGGCGGCCTATCGCAAGGTGTGCGGTTTCAGCGAAAGCGGGCTATTGCCGCCGACTTATCCGCACGTGCTGGCGTTCGCCTTGCAGATGCAATTGCTGACCGCTCGCGACTTTCCGTTCCCCTTGCTGGGCTTGATTCACCTGAGCAACCGCATCCGCGTGCTTCGGCCCATGGGCGGTGTCAGCCAGGTGCGGGCCAGCGTCAACGTCGAGAACCTCCAGCCTCATGCCAAGGGAGCGGTGTTCGATCTGGTGACCCGTATCGAAGATCAGTTGGGACCGTTGTGGGAAGCCGAGAGCCGGATGCTTTGCAAAGGTGTCCAGCTCGACGGTGCGCTGGTAGAGGATCCGCCGTCGTCGGCCCTCGATTTGATAGAGGTGACGCGCTGGACCGCACCCGCGGACATCGGCCGGCAGTACGCCAAGGTGTCCGGCGACTACAACCCGATCCACTTGAGCAGCGCTAGCGCCCGGTTGTTCGGCTTCCCCACCGCCATCGCCCATGGCCTGTGGAACAAGGCACGGACCCTGGCCGCGCTGGATGACCATTTGCCCGAGGCCAACATCGAGATCGAAGTTGCCTTCAAGAAGCCGGTACGCCTGCCCAGCGAGGTGACGTTGCTGGCAAGTGCGGCAGGTTCCAGTGGGCATTTGCGACTGGTGGGCGCTGGAGACCTGGAGCACATGCTGGGAAGTTGGCAGCCGGTTTGA